The Pseudomonas moraviensis genome contains the following window.
CGGCAGCAAGCTGCGGCGGTTTGTCGATTTGCCCATCAACGAAGGCTGGAAAAGCGCCGTACAGGCTGAGGTCGCCCGCGCGCTCGGGCGCTGGGAGCCGCGTTTGAAGTTGGATCAGGTGCGCGTCATTTCCGTTATAGGCGGGCAAATCAATTTGCAAATCGTCGGGAAGTACCTGGGCGACAGCGTCACGTTGGAGGTGGCCGCATGAGTACCGTAGATCTGTCGTCGCTGCCAGCGCCGACCGTGCTTGAGCCTCTGGACTTCGAAGAGGTTTATCAGGACGGGTTGAGCGTGTTTCGCGGGTACATGGGTGGCAACTGGACCGCCGCGCTGGAAAGCGACCCAGTGGTCAAAGTGCTTGAGGTCGGGGCTTACAACAAGGTCGGCAACCGCGCCCGAGTCAATGACGCCGGCAAGGCGCTGTTGCTGGCGCATGCCATTCGCGGCGACCTCGATCACTTGGGGGCCAACGTCAATCTGCAGCGTCTGGTCATTCAGGCCGAGGATCTGCTGGCGGTGCCACCAGTGCCCAAGGTCATGGAAGACGACGACCCGTTTCGCGAGCGCATCCAGTTGGCCTATGAGGGTTTGACCACGGCCGGCCCGCGTAACAGCTACATCCTGCACGCTCGTAACGCCTCGGGGTTGGTGGCAGATGCCACGGCTGAAAGCCCGGAGCCTTGTTACGTTACGGTAACGGTGCTGGGGTTAGAGGGGGAGGGCGAAGCGCCGCCTGAGCTGCTGGCGACGGTGGCTGCTGCGTTGAATGACGATGACGTTCGGCCGGTCGGTGATCGGGTGATCGTGCAGAGTGCGCAGGTGATCCGCTACGAGATTGACGCCATTTTGCACATGGCCAGCGCTGGCCCGGAAGCGGATGCCAGTTTGGCCGAGGCGAAAAGCCGCTTGGCAGCCTGGATCAATCCACGCAAGCGGCTGGGCGTCGAGGTCGCCCGCTCCGCTGTTGACGCCCAGTTGCACGTTGCCGGCGTTGCCCGAGTCGAGCTGATTGGGTGGCAGGATCTGGCCCCGACCAAGGCGCAAGCGGCGTTCTGTACGCGCTACAACGTGAAGCTGGAGGGCTGATATGAAGAGTTTACTGCCGCTCAACAGCACCCAACTGGAACGGGCCATGGAGGCCGCGTTTTTCGAAAAGACGATTGTCCCTCTGCGCGACCTCTACAACGCCGATACCTGCCCGGTTCATCTGCTGCCGCATCTGGCATGGGCGTGGTCGGTGGATCGCTGGGATTACCGGTGGACTGAGGCGACCAAGCGCGCGGCCATCAAGGCGTCGTACTACATCCACAAACACAAGGGCACCATCGGCGCTCTGCGCCGTGTGGTCGAGCCGCTGGGCTACCTGATCGAGATTGTCGAGTGGTTCCAGACCATGCCCGAGGGCGTGCCCGGCACCTTCGCGCTCAAGGTCGGGGTGCTCGATACTGGCATCACTGAAGAAATGTATCAGGAGCTTGAGCGCCTGATCGACGATGCCAAACCCGTTACCCGGCAACTGACCGGGCTGGCGATCAGCCTGGAAACTCAAGGCAATTTGAATATCGCTGTGTCCGTCTACGAAGGCGACGAAATCGACGTTTACCCGCCCGTCATGCGTGACATTGAGGTGACTGGCAGCTTCGGCGTGGTCGGCCGCGAACACACCATAGACACCCTGGACGTTTATTATGATTGATGCGAATTCGCAGTTTTTCGCGATCCTTACGAATGTGGGGATGGCCAAGCAGGCGAACGCCGACGCGCTCGGCATTCCCTGGCTGATCACGCAAATGGGCGTGGGGGATGCCAACCCGAACGGGCTGGCCGACCCGCCCAACCCGGTGCCCACGGCCGGGCAAACCAAACTGCTCAACGAGTGGCGCCGTCAGCCGCTGAATCAATTGCTGGTCGACCCTAAAAACCCGGCGGTGATCATCGCTGAGCAGATCATCCCGGCCGACGAGGGCGGTAAGTGGATCCGCGAAATCGGCCTCTACGATGCTGACGGCGATCTGGTGGCGGTGGCCAACTGCGCGCCGAGCTTCAAGCCGTTGCTGTCGCAAGGCTCGGGCCGTACGCAAATCGTGCGGATGAACTTCATCGTCACCAGCACCGGCAACATTCAGCTCAAGATTGACCCGGCCGTGGTGCTGGCGACGCGGTCCTACGTCGACACGGCGATTCTGGAGGTGTTGCCCAGGAACAAGGCGGCTGGCCAATACACGCGCGTCAAGGTCAACGATCGTGGTGTTTTCGTGTCGGGTGACAACCCGCAAACGCTCGCCGGCATGGGCATCACCGACACCTATACGTCGGAGCAGGTCGACGCGGTGATTGCCAAGGCCACGGCCATGCCGGTTGGCGCCATTGTGTCGTTCCCGGTCGACAAGCAGCCGGCCGGGTTTCTGGAGCTGGACGGCAGCGTTAAGAGTGTCGCCGCTTACCCGGATCTGTCGGCCTTCCTCGGGACGGCCTTCAACAAGGGCAACGAGGGCGCCGGCAATTTCCGCTTGCCGGATCTGCGCGCTGAATTCCTGCGCGGCTGGGATCACGGTCGTGGCTACGATGTGGGTCGCGCGATTGGCAGCGCCCAGCTCGGTACGCTTGCGGTGTTCGACAGTAACTATACGGGCGGGCAATCGGTCGACATTGTGCGAGGTTCTCCAGTTGAGGCGCAGGCGGACTTATATCGCGAATCGGATTATCCGGGCGTCGGGATCACTTTCACCTCGGCGAATGTGAGTTATAGCCCGTTCCCGTCTGCCGGTGGCGTAACCCGGCCGCGTAACGTCGCGGTGATGTGGTGTATTAAGGCTTGGAGTGCGCCGGTTAACCAAGGCGTGATTGACGTCGGAGTTTTGGCCGATGAAGTGCGCAAGGCGACCGGGCGTTTTCTCGGCCTGCGTCGAATTCGGGCGACTCAGATTTACTGGTCGACGCCTGGAACCATCAGAATCCGAGTGAGGGGGCAGGGGGCAGGCGCTGCTGGCGGTGGTGCAGCATCAACCGCGGCGGGTCAGGTTTCCGCCGGCTGCGGCGGCGGTGCGGGGGCGCCATTTGATACGTGGATCACCAGCGGTTTCGACGGTGTGATGGCCACGATCGGCAAGGGCGGCACCGGTGTGCTGGTTGGTCCGGGTAACAACGGCGGGGCCACTTCGTTCGGATCACATGTCACCGCGCCGGGCGGTATCGGTGGTGGGTTGTCGGCGAACGTGGCGCCGCCGCTGTACCTGGGCCAGACGCCGAATTCACAACCGGCGGTCGGCGCGACTGTGAAAAATGGGCAGGGCAAGGGTGGTGGTGGCGTCATTGGGCCAAAAACTGACTTTGTCGTATCTGGCGAGGGCGGCCCGAGTGAAATGGGGCCGGGGGGTAATTCAATCTCAACCAGTTCGCAGGGTGCTGATGCGGTCAACCCGGGGTCGGGTGGCGGCGGTGCCGTTGCGCTTCCTTCATACCCTGCGCATTTGCGCGGCGGTCACGGTGCTGATGGTTGGATCGATGTTGAGGAGTGGGCATGAGTATTTATGCGCGGGTCTACGGCGAGCAGGTGTTTGAGCTGATCGAGACTGACGCCGATATCACGGCGCTGTATCACCCTTCCATGGTGTGGGTGTGTGTTGACGGCATCGAGCCGATGCCGGCGGCGGGTTGGAAGGCGGTAGAGGTTGACGGCGCTTGGCAGTTCTCGGCGCCGGGTTTGGCGGTCGCCCCCCTGCCGCTCGCCGAAGTGGTCGCCGCCGAACGCTTCCGCCGAGAGGGTACGGGCGTCGTGGTCGAGGGGCTCGCCATCGAGACAACTCGCGACAGCCAGGCGCTGATCGCCAGTACGGGATTGTCCGCCGTCCTCGATCCTGACTACCGCTGCAACTTCAAGACAGCAGACGGTTTTGTCGAAATCGGCGCGGCGCAAATCATCACGATTGCCAAGGCCGTGCGGGCGCACGTTCAAGCCTGCTTTGACCGCGAGTTTGCGCTGTTGCGCGCGATCGAGGCCGGCGAGTATCACGACGAGATGCTGTCGCAAGGTTGGCCGGATTCCTTGCCGCCTGATCCGGCAGAGCTGCACTAGACGCCCCGCACTGACGGGGCGTTTTCTTTTCCGTTACGCGTAACTCGAACACCCTCACAGCCTCGCACATGCGGGGCTTTTTCGTTTCTGGAGAACGAGCCTTATGACTTTTTTTCACGGCGTCACGACCACGTCGGTCGACACTGGCGCGCGCACCATCTCGCTGCCGTCGTCCTCGATCATTGGTCTGTGCGACACCTTCAAACCTGGCGTTCTGGGCGGTGGTACGGCCAAGGCAGGCGAGCTGAAACTGATCACCACGGAGCGCGAAGCCATTGCCGCCTTCGGCGCTGATTCGGCGATCACCAAGGCCTGTCAGGCGATTTACGTCAAAGCCAAGGCGGTGATCGTCGCCATTGGTGTGCCCAAGCTGGAAGATGCCGCCCTGCAGACCTCAGCGATCATCGGCGGCGTTCTGGCCTCGGGTCAGCGCACCGGTTTGCAGGCGCTGCTCGACGGTAAAAGCCTGTTCAATGCGCAGCCGCGATTGTTGATTGCACCGGGTCATACCGCGACTCAGGCGGTCGCCACAGCGCTCGATAGCTTGGCGCAGAAACTGCGGGCAATCGGCATCATCGACGGCCCTGGCACCACCGACGAGGCCGCCATGGCCTTCGCCGATAACTTCGGCAGTCGCAACCTGTTCATGGTCGACCCGGGCGTTAAGTATTGGGACACCATCACCAGCAAGACCGTCGACGCGCCGGGTTCAGCTTGGGCGGCGGGCCTGTTCGCCTGGACGGATGCTGAATACGGGTTCTGGGCCTCGCCGTCGAACAAGGAGTTGACCGGCATCACCGGTACCGGCCGCGCGGTCGAGTACCTGGACGGCGACGAAACCTGTCGGGCCAACCTGCTCAACAACGCCAATATCACCACGATCATTCGCGATGACGGTTACCGCCTGTGGGGCAACCGCACGTTGTCGAGCGATCCGAAGTGGGCGTTTGTTACCCGCGTTCGCACGCTGTTCATCCTCATGGACGCGGTGCAGGCCGGGCACAAATGGGCGGTCGACCGCTCGATCACCAAAACCTACGTGACCGATGTCACCAACGGTCTCAACGCGTTCATGGCTGACCTCAAAGCCCAGGGCGCGATCATCAATTTTGAAGTGTTCCCCGACACCGAACTGAACACGGCCAGCCAGATCGCCCAGGGCAAGGTGTATTGGCGCATCCGTTTCACCGACGTGCCGCCGGCAGAAAACCCGAATTTCCTTTTCGAAGTCACCGATCAGTGGATGACCGAAGTGATTGAAGCAGCCTAAGGGGGCGTAACCAATGATTCCTCAGACTTTGTACAACACCAACCTGTTCGTCGACGGCGTGAACTTCTCCGGCGACGTGCCGAGCCTGACGCTGCCCAAGCTGACCACCAAGACTGACGAATATCGTGGGGGCGGCATGGCCGGCCCCATCGAGATGGATCAGGGGTTGGAGAAAATGGAAGCCTCGTTTGTCACCAAGGGCGTGCGCCGCGAGTCGCTCAAATACTTCGGCCTGGCTGACGGCACCGCGTTCAACGCCACGTTCCGTGGTGCCTTCAAGGGCCAGAAGGGCGCGGTGACAGCGGTCGTTGCCACCCTGCGCGGTCGCCTCAAAGAGGTCGATCTCGGTGACTGGAAGGCGGGTGATGCTGCCGAGATCAAACACGCCGTTGCGGTCACGTACTACAAGCTCGAAATCGACGGGCGCCTGATGTACGAAATCGACATGGTCGCCGGCATTCAGGTGATCGACGGCAAAGACCAACTGCTCGAAGTGCGCAACGCGCTCGGCCTGTAAGGAATAGATCCAGATGACTCAAGCAATCGCTCAAAACCTGCCGGCCTGGCTGTCGCTCAGCGCGCACGGCGCGGTCGTGACGCTGACCCGGCCAACCAAAGCCAACAGCATCGACGTCGAGACGTTGAACCTGCGCAACCCGACCGTGCGTGAAGTGCGCGCGGCTGATCGTGCTGCCAACGGCGATGATGAACAGCGCGAACTGATGCTGTTTGCCGGTCTCGCCGAAGTCGGACTGAAGGATCTGGAAGGCCTCAAGCTGACGGATTATCGCCGCGTGCAAACGGCGTATTCGCAGCTGGTACCGAAAACCGATTATTCGGACTCGATGCCGGCATGGCTGTCGCTGACCACCGATCAGGTGCTGGTAACGCTGTCGTGCCCGAGCGAAATCAACGGCGTGACCGTC
Protein-coding sequences here:
- a CDS encoding GPW/gp25 family protein encodes the protein MIGMDRQTGLPISGIEHLRQSIADILSTPLGSRRHRMEYGSKLRRFVDLPINEGWKSAVQAEVARALGRWEPRLKLDQVRVISVIGGQINLQIVGKYLGDSVTLEVAA
- a CDS encoding DUF4376 domain-containing protein, whose translation is MSIYARVYGEQVFELIETDADITALYHPSMVWVCVDGIEPMPAAGWKAVEVDGAWQFSAPGLAVAPLPLAEVVAAERFRREGTGVVVEGLAIETTRDSQALIASTGLSAVLDPDYRCNFKTADGFVEIGAAQIITIAKAVRAHVQACFDREFALLRAIEAGEYHDEMLSQGWPDSLPPDPAELH
- a CDS encoding phage tail protein I, whose product is MKSLLPLNSTQLERAMEAAFFEKTIVPLRDLYNADTCPVHLLPHLAWAWSVDRWDYRWTEATKRAAIKASYYIHKHKGTIGALRRVVEPLGYLIEIVEWFQTMPEGVPGTFALKVGVLDTGITEEMYQELERLIDDAKPVTRQLTGLAISLETQGNLNIAVSVYEGDEIDVYPPVMRDIEVTGSFGVVGREHTIDTLDVYYD
- a CDS encoding phage tail assembly protein, which codes for MTQAIAQNLPAWLSLSAHGAVVTLTRPTKANSIDVETLNLRNPTVREVRAADRAANGDDEQRELMLFAGLAEVGLKDLEGLKLTDYRRVQTAYSQLVPKTDYSDSMPAWLSLTTDQVLVTLSCPSEINGVTVDKLVLRSPTVGDVRAANREVGGDDEQRELVLFAALSGASVGDLEGLKLKDFNRLQAGYFRMDNDDGL
- a CDS encoding phage major tail tube protein, with the translated sequence MIPQTLYNTNLFVDGVNFSGDVPSLTLPKLTTKTDEYRGGGMAGPIEMDQGLEKMEASFVTKGVRRESLKYFGLADGTAFNATFRGAFKGQKGAVTAVVATLRGRLKEVDLGDWKAGDAAEIKHAVAVTYYKLEIDGRLMYEIDMVAGIQVIDGKDQLLEVRNALGL
- a CDS encoding baseplate assembly protein → MSTVDLSSLPAPTVLEPLDFEEVYQDGLSVFRGYMGGNWTAALESDPVVKVLEVGAYNKVGNRARVNDAGKALLLAHAIRGDLDHLGANVNLQRLVIQAEDLLAVPPVPKVMEDDDPFRERIQLAYEGLTTAGPRNSYILHARNASGLVADATAESPEPCYVTVTVLGLEGEGEAPPELLATVAAALNDDDVRPVGDRVIVQSAQVIRYEIDAILHMASAGPEADASLAEAKSRLAAWINPRKRLGVEVARSAVDAQLHVAGVARVELIGWQDLAPTKAQAAFCTRYNVKLEG
- a CDS encoding phage tail protein, with protein sequence MIDANSQFFAILTNVGMAKQANADALGIPWLITQMGVGDANPNGLADPPNPVPTAGQTKLLNEWRRQPLNQLLVDPKNPAVIIAEQIIPADEGGKWIREIGLYDADGDLVAVANCAPSFKPLLSQGSGRTQIVRMNFIVTSTGNIQLKIDPAVVLATRSYVDTAILEVLPRNKAAGQYTRVKVNDRGVFVSGDNPQTLAGMGITDTYTSEQVDAVIAKATAMPVGAIVSFPVDKQPAGFLELDGSVKSVAAYPDLSAFLGTAFNKGNEGAGNFRLPDLRAEFLRGWDHGRGYDVGRAIGSAQLGTLAVFDSNYTGGQSVDIVRGSPVEAQADLYRESDYPGVGITFTSANVSYSPFPSAGGVTRPRNVAVMWCIKAWSAPVNQGVIDVGVLADEVRKATGRFLGLRRIRATQIYWSTPGTIRIRVRGQGAGAAGGGAASTAAGQVSAGCGGGAGAPFDTWITSGFDGVMATIGKGGTGVLVGPGNNGGATSFGSHVTAPGGIGGGLSANVAPPLYLGQTPNSQPAVGATVKNGQGKGGGGVIGPKTDFVVSGEGGPSEMGPGGNSISTSSQGADAVNPGSGGGGAVALPSYPAHLRGGHGADGWIDVEEWA
- a CDS encoding phage tail sheath family protein yields the protein MTFFHGVTTTSVDTGARTISLPSSSIIGLCDTFKPGVLGGGTAKAGELKLITTEREAIAAFGADSAITKACQAIYVKAKAVIVAIGVPKLEDAALQTSAIIGGVLASGQRTGLQALLDGKSLFNAQPRLLIAPGHTATQAVATALDSLAQKLRAIGIIDGPGTTDEAAMAFADNFGSRNLFMVDPGVKYWDTITSKTVDAPGSAWAAGLFAWTDAEYGFWASPSNKELTGITGTGRAVEYLDGDETCRANLLNNANITTIIRDDGYRLWGNRTLSSDPKWAFVTRVRTLFILMDAVQAGHKWAVDRSITKTYVTDVTNGLNAFMADLKAQGAIINFEVFPDTELNTASQIAQGKVYWRIRFTDVPPAENPNFLFEVTDQWMTEVIEAA